AGTAATTGTAGGAGTCGACGGCGCCCGGCGGCGGCGGCAGGATGTCCACGGTTCGGTTCCAGCTCCTCCCCCCCGCATTGAGCTCGAGGTTGCCCATCTTCCAGCGCAGGCGCCCGCGTCCTTCGCTCCCGTCCTCTGCACGGTCGAGCACCTTGCCTCGCCCGGTGAACGGATTTTGGTTCTGTCCGGCCTTGAGCGTGAAGACGAAGCGCTCCTCGTTCTCGGCGGTCCACGTGCGGCCGTCGAGCGCGTACTCGAACGCCTGATAGCGACCCGAGAGTCCCAGGCGGCCGGTGTAGTAGGAACGATCCTCGCCGGTGCCGGTGTCGTGGATGTTGTCCGAGTTCTCCCCTTCGACCCGGGTCGCGGTCGCTTCGCCGCCGACGGCGGCGGTCATCCAGCCTGCGATCCGATACGAAAGCCCCAGGCCGCCTCCCAAGGCGGATGCGCGCACTTCGTCGGGGTCGAAGAAGTTGGGCGGTGGCACGATCACGCTCTCCTTCCCCAGGTACTGGCCTTCGGCGTTGGAGAAGAAGGTGCGGTACTCCTCGAGCGAGTTGGCGTTCACGTTGAAGATATGCAGCTCGTAGATCATGCGGTCCGACTGGAAGCGCGGCATGCGGCCGCTGAGGATCGCCTCGAAGCGGGGCAGGTCGAGATGGTCGCGCAGCACGCGGGTGTCGCTGTACGGCTGGTCCGAACGCAACTGAGTGAAGTCACCGATCAGCCCGTAGATGCTGTTCTCGCTGCGCTTCCAGCCCTCGTAGGCGAGCCGCACCTCTCGCCCCGCCAGATGCTGGCGCTCCGTGCTGCTCCCGACCGGGGTGTGCCGGGCCGCCGCCGAGGACGTCGCGGGCCGGAGATCGAACGACGAGCTGGTATCGGCCTCGAACAGGCCGATGGGATTGGCCGCGAGGTCCCACAGATTGACCGCGTTGTGGACGTCGCTGGCGAGCGTCAGCCGGCCCATGCCGAGCAGGCGCGGGCTGCGGGAAGTGGCATCGGGCGAGAAGTCGAAGGTGTAGCTGAGCGGATCGCGAATCTGGGCGAGAGCCGCCGTGGTCCATGAGATCAGCGTCCAGCAAAGCGCGCTCAGCATCAGGCCGCGCGAAGCCCTCATGCCTTCTCCTTTCGAACCACCCGATCGAGCGGACCCGCGCGTTGAGGAACAGCAACCTCCGAGCAGGGCGGAAGTGACGCGCGGTCAACGTCCTGCGCCAGACACGAACGCGGGATACTAAGAACCGGCCGGGGGAGTGTCAACGGCGAAGTCCACCTCTCGGACCGGACACGAAGGGACTCTCGCGCACGAAAAAACGCCACGGCCGCTCGGTCGCGACGCGGATACCGACCCGGGAGCTGGTTCCGATTCGGCCTGCCAAGCGTTCCGGCCGCCGGTCGGATACCCAGAGAGGTGGCTGGGTGACATCGAGGCCGTTGCGGGTGAGGTCCAGTCCAAAGGCCTGCGCCAGACAGCCGGGGCCGCGCGCCAGTCGCTCGAGCACCGGGACGCCACGACGCCTGCGCATGATCTCGATGCCGATCCGCGGCTCTGCCGCTCGCAGGAGGACGGCGCTGGCGACGCCATCACGCCCCGTCACCAGGTTGAGGCAGTGATGCATCCCGTACGTGAAGTAGACATACGCATGGCCGGGTTCGCCGAACATCACCGCGTTGCGGCGTGTCCGTCCTCGGAAGGCGTGGCTCGCCGGATCGGCCTCGCCGCGATAAGCCTCGACCTCGACGATCACCCCGGCGACTCGTCCCTCGCGCGTGTCGTGGACCAGCATGCGCCCGATCAGATCGCGCGCGACCCTCGTCACCGGGCGATCGTAGAAATCACGCGGCAAGGGTTTGCCGAGCGCGCGCCGCGCCTCCCCCTCCGCGGTCGTCGATGCGTCGGCGCCGAGACTCAATGGGCGATGCCCGCCTCGCCGACTCCGAGTGACTTGAGCGGCTCCATGAAGGTGGCGCGGATCTCTTCGAGCCGCTTCTCGGAGCGGGCCTCGAAGCGCACCACGATCACCGCCTGAGTATTCGACGCGCGGGCGAGTCCCCAGCCGTCGCCGAACTCCACGCGGACGCCATCGATGTCGATGACCCGGTAGCGGCTCGAGAACTCTCGCTTGAGCGTCTCGACCACCGCAAACTTCTTGTCCTCCGGACAAGGCAGGCGGATCTCCGGCGTCGAATGGTATTGGGGAATCGTGTCCACGAGGTCGGCCAGGCTCTTCCCGGACGATGCCACGTAGCGCAGCAGTCGGCCCGCCGCGAACAATGCGTCGTCGAATCCGAAAAACCCCTCGCGGAAGAACATGTGGCCCGACATCTCTCCCGCCAGCGGCGCTCCGGTTTCCCACAGCCGGCTCTTGAGCAGCGAGTGGCCGGTCTTCCACATCATCGGCTGGCCGCCGTGCGCGGCGATGTCCTCGATCAGTCCCTGCGAGCACTTGACGTCGAAGATGATCGGCGCCCCGGGGACACGCGTCAGCACGTCGCGCGCGAACAAGGCGAGCAGCTGGTCGCCGAACACGACCCGCCCCCGCGAATCCACCGCGCCGATGCGGTCGGCATCGCCGTCGAAGCCGATGCCGAGATCGGCGCCGGAGCGCCGGACCTCGGCGATCAGATCCTTCAGCAGCTCGGGCACCGTGGGGTCC
This region of Candidatus Eisenbacteria bacterium genomic DNA includes:
- a CDS encoding DNA-3-methyladenine glycosylase; protein product: MSLGADASTTAEGEARRALGKPLPRDFYDRPVTRVARDLIGRMLVHDTREGRVAGVIVEVEAYRGEADPASHAFRGRTRRNAVMFGEPGHAYVYFTYGMHHCLNLVTGRDGVASAVLLRAAEPRIGIEIMRRRRGVPVLERLARGPGCLAQAFGLDLTRNGLDVTQPPLWVSDRRPERLAGRIGTSSRVGIRVATERPWRFFVRESPFVSGPRGGLRR
- a CDS encoding phosphomannomutase/phosphoglucomutase, with the protein product MAPAHIFREYDIRGLHETELTDEVAEGVGRAFGTLVAGDGARIVALGRDVRPSSSRLAAGVEKGLVQCGLDVHRVGVVPTPALYYAVAQAGADAGLQVTGSHNPAEYNGFKMTRGPRPVFGAQIQEMRQRIERGDFVSATPGKAADRPVLADYRRMLEDRCASAKGLTVVMDCGNGCAGTVVPGAFETMGHKVTPLFAELDGRFPNHLPDPTVPELLKDLIAEVRRSGADLGIGFDGDADRIGAVDSRGRVVFGDQLLALFARDVLTRVPGAPIIFDVKCSQGLIEDIAAHGGQPMMWKTGHSLLKSRLWETGAPLAGEMSGHMFFREGFFGFDDALFAAGRLLRYVASSGKSLADLVDTIPQYHSTPEIRLPCPEDKKFAVVETLKREFSSRYRVIDIDGVRVEFGDGWGLARASNTQAVIVVRFEARSEKRLEEIRATFMEPLKSLGVGEAGIAH